Proteins encoded by one window of Drosophila melanogaster chromosome X:
- the Gas8 gene encoding growth arrest specific protein 8, isoform B: MPPKGKKGKKGKKLPVLIDGVDTSAMTRDQLEAFALRLKAEMDREREERNYFQLERDKIRTFWEITRQQLDETRYELQQKDKEIEATQDLADIDTKHVMQQMKHLQFENHNRLGEVRAEAMTQLKLAQEHHVLQENELQRDKRQLRRMLRERMEMSEMQLRQMEAHFNEKLLEQRITFERERKDNEMLHEEKMIEQKAKLDLFYGTQMFEVEERKNQQIKDLQDHHDLAFNDMKNYYNDITLNNLALIGSMKEQLEHLRKQAERSDRIAADTAAENRRLKEPLEHANIQLNEYRRKLEFYERDKQQLSRLKTRNTRLEKKVKGLTWEAETLILRNDSLVAEREGLKERFNDVIVELQQKTGLKNVLLERKIAALMREDEKRSIVLHETIATCAPNFAEKLTSLDERVGNIIDEKNKIILDLRYEVTKARKAHDDLLETYECKLKQYGVPTDELGFKPIRNRDQQQLYVCGPAGIITENK; the protein is encoded by the exons TGCTCATCGATGGCGTGGACACCTCGGCGATGACTCGCGACCAGCTGGAGGCATTTGCTCTCCGGCTAAAAGCGGAAATGGATCGTGAGCGGGAGGAGCGTAACTACTTCCAGTTGGAGCGGGACAAGATTCGCACTTTCTGGGAGATCACGCGCCAGCAGCTGG atgAGACCCGCTACGAGCTGCAGCAGAAGGACAAGGAGATCGAGGCCACGCAGGATCTGGCGGATATCGATACCAAGCATGTGATGCAGCAGATGAAGCATCTGCAGTTTGAGAACCACAATAGGCTCGGTGAGGTTCGGGCTGAGGCGATGACCCAACTAAAGCTGGCGCAGGAGCACCATGTTCTGCAGGAAAACGAGCTTCAGCGGGACAAGCGACAGTTGCGCCGAATGCTGCGCGAAAGAATGGAGATGAGCGAGATGCAGCTGCGCCAAATGGAGGCTCACTTCAATGAGAAACTGCT AGAGCAGCGCATCACCTTCGAACGCGAGCGCAAGGACAACGAGATGCTGCACGAGGAGAAAATGATCGAGCAGAAGGCCAAGCTAGACCTTTTCTACGGCACACAAATGTTCGAGGTAGAGGAGCGAAAGAACCAGCAGATAAAGGACCTACAGGACCACCATGACCTAGCCTTTAACGATATGAAGAACTATTACAACGATATCACGCTTAACAACCTGGCGCTAATTGGCAGCATGAAGGAGCAGCTAGAGCATCTGCGCAAGCAGGCCGAGAGATCCGATAGAATCGCCGCAGACACGGCAGCTGAGAATCGGCGACTGAAGGAGCCTTTGGAGCATGCCAATATCCAGTTGAACGAGTATCGTCGCAAACTGGAGTTCTACGAGCGGGATAAGCAGCAATTGAGTCGCCTCAAGACGCGCAACACTCGGCTGGAAAAGAAGGTGAAGGGTCTCACTTGGGAGGCGGAAACTCTGATCCTGCGCAACGACTCGCTGGTGGCAGAACGGGAGGGCCTGAAGGAGCGTTTCAACGACGTGATCGTCGAGCTGCAGCAGAAGACAGGACTAAAGAATGTCCTTCTGGAGCGCAAGATTGCCGCATTGATGCGCGAGGATGAGAAGCGCAGCATTGTCCTACACGAAACGATTGCCACCTGCGCTCCCAATTTCGCCGAAAAGTTAACCAGCTTGGATGAACGGGTGGGCAACATCATCGATGAGAAGAACAAGATAATCCTTGACCTGCGCTATGAGGTAACTAAGGCGCGAAAGGCACACGACGATCTACTGGAAACCTACGAGTGCAAGCTCAAGCAATATGGTGTGCCCACTGACGAGTTGGGCTTCAAGCCCATCAGGAATCGGGACCAACAGCAGCTGTACGTGTGCGGTCCTGCGGGAATAATCACCGAGAATAAGTAG
- the Gas8 gene encoding growth arrest specific protein 8, isoform C yields MTRDQLEAFALRLKAEMDREREERNYFQLERDKIRTFWEITRQQLDETRYELQQKDKEIEATQDLADIDTKHVMQQMKHLQFENHNRLGEVRAEAMTQLKLAQEHHVLQENELQRDKRQLRRMLRERMEMSEMQLRQMEAHFNEKLLEQRITFERERKDNEMLHEEKMIEQKAKLDLFYGTQMFEVEERKNQQIKDLQDHHDLAFNDMKNYYNDITLNNLALIGSMKEQLEHLRKQAERSDRIAADTAAENRRLKEPLEHANIQLNEYRRKLEFYERDKQQLSRLKTRNTRLEKKVKGLTWEAETLILRNDSLVAEREGLKERFNDVIVELQQKTGLKNVLLERKIAALMREDEKRSIVLHETIATCAPNFAEKLTSLDERVGNIIDEKNKIILDLRYEVTKARKAHDDLLETYECKLKQYGVPTDELGFKPIRNRDQQQLYVCGPAGIITENK; encoded by the exons ATGACTCGCGACCAGCTGGAGGCATTTGCTCTCCGGCTAAAAGCGGAAATGGATCGTGAGCGGGAGGAGCGTAACTACTTCCAGTTGGAGCGGGACAAGATTCGCACTTTCTGGGAGATCACGCGCCAGCAGCTGG atgAGACCCGCTACGAGCTGCAGCAGAAGGACAAGGAGATCGAGGCCACGCAGGATCTGGCGGATATCGATACCAAGCATGTGATGCAGCAGATGAAGCATCTGCAGTTTGAGAACCACAATAGGCTCGGTGAGGTTCGGGCTGAGGCGATGACCCAACTAAAGCTGGCGCAGGAGCACCATGTTCTGCAGGAAAACGAGCTTCAGCGGGACAAGCGACAGTTGCGCCGAATGCTGCGCGAAAGAATGGAGATGAGCGAGATGCAGCTGCGCCAAATGGAGGCTCACTTCAATGAGAAACTGCT AGAGCAGCGCATCACCTTCGAACGCGAGCGCAAGGACAACGAGATGCTGCACGAGGAGAAAATGATCGAGCAGAAGGCCAAGCTAGACCTTTTCTACGGCACACAAATGTTCGAGGTAGAGGAGCGAAAGAACCAGCAGATAAAGGACCTACAGGACCACCATGACCTAGCCTTTAACGATATGAAGAACTATTACAACGATATCACGCTTAACAACCTGGCGCTAATTGGCAGCATGAAGGAGCAGCTAGAGCATCTGCGCAAGCAGGCCGAGAGATCCGATAGAATCGCCGCAGACACGGCAGCTGAGAATCGGCGACTGAAGGAGCCTTTGGAGCATGCCAATATCCAGTTGAACGAGTATCGTCGCAAACTGGAGTTCTACGAGCGGGATAAGCAGCAATTGAGTCGCCTCAAGACGCGCAACACTCGGCTGGAAAAGAAGGTGAAGGGTCTCACTTGGGAGGCGGAAACTCTGATCCTGCGCAACGACTCGCTGGTGGCAGAACGGGAGGGCCTGAAGGAGCGTTTCAACGACGTGATCGTCGAGCTGCAGCAGAAGACAGGACTAAAGAATGTCCTTCTGGAGCGCAAGATTGCCGCATTGATGCGCGAGGATGAGAAGCGCAGCATTGTCCTACACGAAACGATTGCCACCTGCGCTCCCAATTTCGCCGAAAAGTTAACCAGCTTGGATGAACGGGTGGGCAACATCATCGATGAGAAGAACAAGATAATCCTTGACCTGCGCTATGAGGTAACTAAGGCGCGAAAGGCACACGACGATCTACTGGAAACCTACGAGTGCAAGCTCAAGCAATATGGTGTGCCCACTGACGAGTTGGGCTTCAAGCCCATCAGGAATCGGGACCAACAGCAGCTGTACGTGTGCGGTCCTGCGGGAATAATCACCGAGAATAAGTAG